One Nostoc sp. CENA543 genomic window, ACAGCCAGGAGATTAAAGGCATATGTCGGACTGCTAACCGCGCCCAGTTCCAGTCAGGTGAGGAGAGGTTCAATAAATCATTGACTCCCAACCAATAACCAATCTGCATCAGGATAATGGCCATAATCCCTAAAGAATTCAGGGAAAGACTATAGGCCATAATCGAAACGCCAAATCCCCAGGCGAGGAATAATTGTGTAGCTGAACCACTGATATTAAAAATCTGCGCCGTCAGCAAGATGTTCACGCCCAAGATAAAAGCCGCTAAGATTAACAGGGCTTCTCCTAAATAACGGTTACTGCGTTGTGGTTTTTTTCCTTCTTTCTTGGCGACTTTAGGTTCTTGCCAAGTGTAAAAACCGATGATGCTAACCGAGAAAAACAAACTCATCATCATGATAAATCTGACTTCTCTAGCCCAGGCAAACCAGTTGGCAGCAATAAAAGTGGCTGTCCCCAAGACTAACAGGACACCACCGATCGCTACTGCAATCATCATAAAGCGATCGCGCGCAGCTGCTTCTATACTTTTAAATTGATGGCGATCGGCAATTTGTTGATATTGGGAAGCACTAATAATGCCTTCATCACGCCATATTTCTGCTTCCCGCCGCAGTCTCTTCTGGAAATTATCGAACATCTTGACCCTCTCTAGTGCGTTTCGGCAGCTTGGCAATCTTCTAGGATTTACGCAAAGAGATAGTCTTCAGTGGGGATTGGGTATTGGGCATTGGGCATTGGGCATTGGATATAAAAAGGCCAAAATATTTTTTACCTTTTGCCTTTTGCCTTTTGCCTTTTTACTTCCTTTCCCTAATTCCTAATATTCTAGAGTATGAAGCCAACTCACTAACAAGCATTGTTCTTCTGTAACAGTTTTACTAATGGAAAAACCATCAAATTTATTATTGAAACTTACACGCCGTTTGTTTGAAAACCTTGATAATCAAGAAAAATTTATTGAAGCGTTAATTGCTCCTCAATCTTTTAATCCCTGTATACTTTGGTGTCAGAAACAACCAGAAAACCCACCATTTTCAGTGACATCACCATTGAATTGGCAACCACAATTTATCAATCGTTTACAATTAGGAGAAAAACCAGGTCAACATCCTTTACATCATCAAGGATATTTTTACTGTTTAGACTTTTCTTCTGTATTCGCTGCTGCTGTCTTATTAGCAATCCCTCAGCCAGTTAGATTAGTGTTTGATATGTGCGCTGCACCAGGAGGGAAAAGTATATTTGCTTGGCAAGCTTTGCAACCAAATTTAATTATTTGTAATGAAGTAATTGGCAAAAGGTTAGGAATGTTGATATCTAACTTAAAGCGTTGCCAGATTAGTCCTAGTATAGTGATGAATCGAGATTCTAGGATATTTGCAGAAAGTATTACTGCAACTTGTGATTTGGTATTGGTTGATGCTCCTTGTACGGGACAATCTCTATTAGCTAAAGGTGAAAAAGCACCAGGATGTTTTCATCCTACGGCTATTAATAAAAGTGCTAATCGGCAAAAAAGAATCATTGCTAACTCTGCAAAACTAGTTGCACCGCAGGGTTATTTGGCTTATATGACTTGCACCTATTCGCTGGAGGAAAATGAGCAGGTTTGTGAGTGGTTTTTGTCTAAATTCCCACAGTTTCAACCAGTGAAAGTTAGCCATTTACAAGATTATCAATCACAGTTAACTAATATTCCCTGTTATCGCCTGTTTCCTCAAGATAGATTAGGTGCTGGTGCTTTTACTGTGCTATTTCAAAACACTGATGCAGGAGAACGTCAAGTGTTAAACATGGATGTATTGAATGATTTAGGGATTATTTTTCAAGAGGGTTCAGGTTTGTAAGGGTACAGGGGTAATCAAGGAAGTATTGAAATATTAGGAATCAATCCTTTAGACAGACTAAGAAGTTAGCATCACACTTCATTAGTCAGAGGAGATTTAATTGATTACTTTTCTAGCATAGCTATAGAAATTTTAAAGCTTTGTTTTGGTTATTGCTGAGAGTATCAATAGAAAAAATTGGGGTTAAAACTATGACAATGACAGGGCTAGATGTCTTTGACACAACTGTGCAGAATACGATTCCTTGGGTGAATGAATTATGCAATAAGTTGGGTTGGGAGAATAAACATAAAGTGTTTCAGGCATTAAGGGCGACCTTGCACGCTTTGCGCGATCGCCTGACAATAGAAGAAGCTTCCCATTTAGGCGCGCAGTTACCCATCCTACTAGGGGGATTTTACTACGAAAACTGGCGACCTGGAGCAGCACCGATCAAAGATAGAACTAAGGACGCATTTTTGCAACATATCCGCGATTACTTCCGCACTTCCGACCCTAATATTGATGCGGAGACGGTTGTGCGCGCTGTTTTTAAACTTTTGTCTGAGAGGGTAACTAGAGGCGAAATTACAGATGTAATTAATATGATGCCACCAACATTGCGAGAACTTTGGCCAGAAGAGGTGCGTGCTTAAAAGTTTTATATTAATTCGATGACCTCTCCTCAAACCCCTCTCTCTTGAAAAGTTCTGAGCGGAGGAAACCTCCGCTCAGACTTTTCGCTCCGAGACGGAGAGGGGCTTAAATATCTTGAAAACTCAACGAAAAATGAAGGTTTTAAAGCCTTTCTCCTAGCAGGGGAGAGGTACTCTACGAGAAGAGCTTCGCTCTATGGAGAGGGGTTTTGTTCATTCGTCGAATTTACGTTGTTTTAGCGATGTTTTTGATACTTTCCGATTAATTCTGCTGTCGCTAAAATATGACCTGACATAGCAGCTTCTACTTCTGCTTTGGTTGCACCATAATCTAACCCTAAAAACCTATTAAGGGCATAAAGTTTAAAAAAGTAACGATGAGTTCCTTGTGGGGGACATGGGGGAAAATAACCAAATTGATCAGCATCATTTTTCCCTTGAATACCATTACCATCTAATATGGGTGTGTGGGGAATTGCTTCTGGTAAATTGTGAGTGTAATGGGGCAAATCGTAGAGAACCCAATGAACAAAAGTTCTATTTGGCGCATCGGGATCATCAACAATTAAAGCAAAACTCTGGGTTTCTTGCGGTGCATCTTCCCATTTTAAGGAAGGAGAAATACCTGCACCTTCACATGAAAATTTGATGGGAATCATACTATTAGCGGAAAAGCTGTCACTTATTAGTTTCATATTTTCCTTTACCGATGATATTAAAAATATGATTGTTTGGCATCATGGTAATACTGAAAAATTTATTGATCCTCTTTCTCAAGAGGCAATTCATAACGTCGTGATCATACTGAAGCAATAGTATAAATACTTGATTAAAATATACTGAAAATGTGATTGGTACTTGTATGTCATACCTGCCTTTTCAGTGCCATAATTTAAAAGATCAAGTTGACTCTATCTTGCAACTTTTACAACAAGAATCAGCTTTGCGATCGCAAGATATTACATCTGTGCAAACTTCTCTAGGTAAAGCCATTTCTCCCAGGTTTGAAATTGTGTTTGCGGGTGCTTTCAGTGCAGGTAAATCAATGTTGATTAATGCACTTTTAGAGCGAGAGTTGCTATATAGTGCAGAAGGACACGCTACAGGTACAGAATGTAAAATTGAGTATGCCGAATTAGGTGAAGAACGGGTAGTTTTAACTTTTTTAAGTGAAGCAGAAATCAGAGAACAAGCAACTTCTCTATGTCAACAATTGGGATTTGCAACTGGGGCTAATATCAATCAAGCAGAAGTAGTAAGTTTATTGTATCAAGGGTGTGATGCAATTATTCAGCAAGAGGGTGGAGAGAGTAAATCAGAACGTGCTAAACAAGCCAAAGCCTTAATTTTATTATTGCAAGGATATGAGGCTAACAACAAACATATTCATCCAACTATTAATGCTACCTATTCAATGGAGCAATTTAATTTTACTAATTTAAAAGAGGCGGCGGGATATGCACGGCGTGGTAGTAATAGTGCAGTTTTAAAACAGATTGAATATTATTGCAACCATCCTTTATTGCAAGATGGAAACGTCATTATCGATACCCCTGGGATTGATGCACCAGTAGAAAAAGATGCACGGTTAACCTACGCTAAAATTCAACATCCTGATACATCGGCGGTGGTATGTGTGCTGAAAC contains:
- a CDS encoding RsmB/NOP family class I SAM-dependent RNA methyltransferase, translating into MEKPSNLLLKLTRRLFENLDNQEKFIEALIAPQSFNPCILWCQKQPENPPFSVTSPLNWQPQFINRLQLGEKPGQHPLHHQGYFYCLDFSSVFAAAVLLAIPQPVRLVFDMCAAPGGKSIFAWQALQPNLIICNEVIGKRLGMLISNLKRCQISPSIVMNRDSRIFAESITATCDLVLVDAPCTGQSLLAKGEKAPGCFHPTAINKSANRQKRIIANSAKLVAPQGYLAYMTCTYSLEENEQVCEWFLSKFPQFQPVKVSHLQDYQSQLTNIPCYRLFPQDRLGAGAFTVLFQNTDAGERQVLNMDVLNDLGIIFQEGSGL
- a CDS encoding DUF2267 domain-containing protein, with protein sequence MTMTGLDVFDTTVQNTIPWVNELCNKLGWENKHKVFQALRATLHALRDRLTIEEASHLGAQLPILLGGFYYENWRPGAAPIKDRTKDAFLQHIRDYFRTSDPNIDAETVVRAVFKLLSERVTRGEITDVINMMPPTLRELWPEEVRA
- a CDS encoding YbhB/YbcL family Raf kinase inhibitor-like protein; this translates as MKLISDSFSANSMIPIKFSCEGAGISPSLKWEDAPQETQSFALIVDDPDAPNRTFVHWVLYDLPHYTHNLPEAIPHTPILDGNGIQGKNDADQFGYFPPCPPQGTHRYFFKLYALNRFLGLDYGATKAEVEAAMSGHILATAELIGKYQKHR